A section of the Humulus lupulus chromosome 2, drHumLupu1.1, whole genome shotgun sequence genome encodes:
- the LOC133815005 gene encoding uncharacterized protein LOC133815005, protein MAMNNYQWPSERDRNKKVAGMHEMDAITALTGQCMVVEMNNSIPMEQENMMENFNRQANYPFSNPFNQGWRNQPNFAWRNNQGPQQIQKPMLQPPPQASLQPSVLPASQEKKNELQAALLTLTNFQSQFMTETRSSIWNLEMQFFEVENEGKVEEEVIDDLKKKQSPVSYEHDIKIPYPQRLQKKTLDKRFSKILDIFQKLHINITFAKKKLPAKLKDPGSFAIPCSIGDTVMTKDLCDLGVSVNLMPLSIFRKLKLGEARPTTTSLQMADCYVKRPRGVIEDVLVKVGKFIFPADFIILDMEEDANIPIIFGRPFLATGRAPIDVQKGELKQRVQNEEVTFNVFAATYIPTCCRVDVVCSGGSNLETTKRKTNAEIVSRVVHH, encoded by the exons atggccatgaataactatcAGTGGCCTAGTGAACGAGATAGAAATAAGAAGGTAGCTGGTATGCATGAGATGGATGCTATTACCGCTCTCACTGGTCAG TGCATGGTAGTTGAGATGAACAATTCCATTCCCATGGAACAGGAGAATATGATGGAAAATTTCAATAGGCAAGCTAATTACCCATTCTCCAACCCGTTCAACCAAGGGTGGAGAAATCAGCCTAATTTTGCATGGAGAAATAATCAGGGTCCTCAACAAATTCAGAAGCCTATGCTTCAACCTCCACCTCAGGCATCGTTACAACCATCGGTACTTCCTGCTTCTCAAGAGAAGAAAAATGAGTTACAAGCTGCATTGTTAACTCTGACCAACTTTCAATCTCAATTTATGACAGAAACTCGCTCATCCATCTGGAATCTTGAGATGCAATTTT TTGAAGTTGAGAATGAGGGTAAGGTAGAAGAAGAGGTTATTGACGACCTTAAGAAGAAGCAGTCACCAGTGAGCTATGAGCATGACAtcaagattccatatcctcagCGACTTCAGAAAAAGACACTTGACAAGCGATTTTCGAAGATTCTAGACATTTTTCaaaaacttcacattaacataaCTTTTGCCAAG AAGAAACTACCTGCCAAGCTTAAAGATCCGGGTAGTTTCGCGATTCCTTGCTCAATAGGAGATACTGTTATGACCAAAGACTTATGTGATTTAGGGGTTAGTGTAAATTTAATGCCCTTATCTATTTTTCGAAAGCTGAAATTGGGAGAAGCTCGCCCAACTACTACGTCCTTACAAATGGCAGACTGCTATGTTAAGCGACCTCGTGGAGTAATTGAAGATGTCTTAGTTAAGGTTGGTAAATTTATCTTCCCTGCTGATtttattattctagatatggaggaagatgcaaACATTCCCATAATTTTTGGAAGACCATTCTTAGCCACAGGGAGAGCACCAATTGATGTACAAAAGGGGGAGTTGAAGCAGCGAGTGCAAAACgaagaggtaacatttaatgtGTTTGCAGCAACTTatattccaacttgttgtagagtggATGTGGTATGTAGTGGTGGTAGTAATttggaaaccaccaagagaaaaaccAATGCTGAAATTGTTAGTCGAGTAGTTCATCATTGA